The following are encoded in a window of Lichenicola cladoniae genomic DNA:
- a CDS encoding manganese catalase family protein, which translates to MFLRIDKLQAELPAPKRRDPNAAAALQELLGGKYGEMSTLGNYMFQSFNFRSKDKLRPFYNLVASITAEELGHVELVSNGVAMLNNGPDNDGDSVDGGDISGAPFEDMKDIRLAAAFLSGGGGSAPVNSNGASWNNDFVTSTGNVVVDLLHNFHLECGARLHKLRVYETMTDPTGREVCGYLLVRGSVHAHAYALALKQITGVAIEKFLPTPNINLDKIPECQKYLNEGSHRRLYTFSPNDYKEMSGIWGNGEMALPGDPPGELVVVDGAPEGGKIHQLTGVPSAFTPDYAPQEMFEIASKLYKKSR; encoded by the coding sequence ATGTTTCTACGTATCGATAAGCTGCAAGCCGAGCTTCCCGCGCCGAAACGGCGGGACCCCAATGCCGCCGCTGCCTTGCAGGAACTGCTCGGCGGCAAATATGGCGAGATGTCCACCCTCGGGAACTACATGTTCCAGAGCTTTAACTTCCGCAGCAAGGACAAGCTGCGCCCGTTCTACAACCTCGTTGCCAGCATCACGGCCGAGGAACTCGGGCACGTCGAACTGGTCAGCAACGGCGTTGCCATGCTGAACAACGGTCCCGACAATGACGGCGACAGCGTCGATGGCGGCGATATCTCGGGCGCGCCGTTCGAGGACATGAAGGACATCCGGCTCGCGGCAGCGTTCCTGTCGGGCGGTGGCGGTTCGGCCCCGGTCAACAGCAATGGCGCGTCGTGGAACAACGACTTCGTCACCAGCACCGGCAACGTCGTCGTCGACCTGCTGCACAATTTCCACCTCGAGTGCGGCGCCCGCCTGCACAAGCTGCGCGTGTATGAGACGATGACCGATCCGACCGGTCGCGAAGTCTGCGGCTACCTGCTGGTACGCGGCTCGGTACATGCTCATGCCTATGCGCTGGCGCTGAAGCAGATCACCGGCGTGGCGATCGAGAAGTTCCTGCCGACACCGAACATCAATCTCGACAAGATCCCGGAGTGCCAGAAGTACCTGAACGAGGGCTCGCATCGTCGCCTCTATACGTTCAGCCCGAACGACTACAAGGAGATGTCGGGCATCTGGGGCAATGGCGAGATGGCGCTGCCGGGCGATCCGCCGGGTGAGCTCGTCGTGGTCGATGGTGCACCCGAAGGCGGCAAGATCCATCAGCTGACCGGCGTCCCGTCCGCGTTCACGCCGGACTACGCGCCGCAGGAAATGTTCGAGATCGCCTCCAAGCTCTACAAGAAATCCCGTTAA
- a CDS encoding SDR family oxidoreductase has translation MSVIWPIPSSVPRAVLVTGGAARLGRAIALAFAECGFAVAIHCRHGHEEAQQTMETIEAIGVKGVLLEGDLSQEHEVAGLVGRAGAAIGPLGVLVNNASTFERDEWHDADRASWDRHMEPNLRAPFRLMQDFARGLPADAEGMVLNMLDQRVWSPTPHFVSYSLSKAGLWALTQSMALALAPRRIRVNAIGPGPALPSPRQSDAQFRAQCESVPLGRGTSPGEVARAALSLLCLPSVTGQMLALDGGQHMQWHPAPGAGGAFQE, from the coding sequence ATGAGCGTGATCTGGCCGATCCCATCCTCCGTCCCGCGCGCGGTGCTGGTCACCGGCGGCGCGGCGCGGCTCGGCCGGGCCATCGCCCTGGCATTCGCCGAATGCGGGTTCGCGGTGGCGATCCATTGCCGGCATGGCCACGAGGAGGCGCAGCAGACGATGGAGACCATCGAGGCGATCGGCGTGAAGGGCGTGCTACTGGAAGGCGACCTCTCGCAGGAGCATGAGGTCGCCGGCCTGGTCGGCCGCGCGGGAGCGGCGATCGGCCCGCTCGGCGTGCTGGTCAACAACGCCAGCACCTTCGAGCGCGACGAGTGGCACGATGCCGACCGCGCCTCCTGGGACCGGCATATGGAGCCGAACCTGCGCGCGCCGTTCAGGCTGATGCAGGATTTCGCCCGCGGGCTGCCGGCCGATGCCGAGGGCATGGTGCTGAACATGCTGGACCAGCGGGTCTGGTCGCCGACCCCGCATTTCGTGTCCTACAGCCTGTCGAAAGCCGGGCTTTGGGCACTGACCCAATCGATGGCGCTGGCGCTGGCGCCGCGGCGCATCCGGGTGAACGCGATCGGCCCCGGCCCGGCGCTGCCGAGCCCTCGCCAGAGCGATGCGCAGTTCCGGGCGCAATGCGAGAGCGTGCCGCTCGGACGCGGCACCAGCCCGGGCGAAGTGGCCCGCGCTGCGCTGTCATTGCTGTGCCTGCCGTCCGTCACCGGACAGATGCTGGCGCTCGATGGCGGCCAGCACATGCAATGGCATCCCGCACCGGGCGCCGGTGGAGCGTTTCAGGAATGA
- a CDS encoding (d)CMP kinase, which produces MTVRLVVAVDGPAAAGKGTLARALAEALGLPYLDTGLLYRAVGRRMLDAGLAASEDAGPIAQALVPADLERTDLRTPEVDRAASLVASQPAVRSALLDFQRGFGARHGAVLDGRDIGTVIFPDAPVKLFITASTRARAERRWRQIGGDVALSENVRIAAIEAVEAELQARDEADSAREVAPLRPATDAVEIDTDQLDAQAVLQEALRIVHERTAEHARTAAIS; this is translated from the coding sequence TTGACCGTGCGGCTGGTGGTGGCCGTCGATGGTCCGGCGGCTGCGGGCAAGGGCACGCTGGCGCGTGCCCTCGCCGAGGCGCTGGGGCTTCCCTACCTCGATACCGGGCTGCTCTACCGTGCCGTCGGGCGTCGGATGCTGGATGCCGGGCTCGCCGCATCGGAGGATGCCGGCCCGATCGCGCAGGCGCTGGTGCCGGCGGATCTCGAGCGGACCGACCTGCGCACGCCCGAGGTGGACCGCGCCGCCAGCCTGGTCGCCTCGCAGCCGGCGGTTCGCTCGGCACTGCTCGACTTCCAGCGCGGGTTCGGCGCCCGCCACGGCGCGGTGCTGGACGGGCGCGATATCGGCACGGTGATCTTTCCCGATGCGCCGGTGAAGCTGTTCATCACCGCATCCACCCGGGCCCGCGCCGAGCGCCGCTGGCGGCAGATCGGCGGCGACGTCGCCCTGTCGGAGAACGTGCGGATCGCCGCGATCGAGGCGGTGGAGGCGGAACTGCAGGCCCGCGACGAGGCGGATTCCGCCCGTGAGGTCGCCCCGTTGCGGCCGGCAACCGATGCCGTCGAGATCGATACCGATCAGCTCGATGCGCAGGCCGTGCTGCAGGAAGCGCTGCGGATCGTGCACGAGCGCACCGCCGAACACGCCCGGACCGCAGCGATTTCTTGA
- a CDS encoding ferritin-like domain-containing protein — MDGDASTGDTVHEIYHVGLRNQHALEMSAIELCERQIERIENYPEMKLRLQQHLVESREQAKRLEAILARHDSSTSSLKNTVTAVMGNMAALLHVPASDEILKNTFANYAFEHFEIAAYTSLISMAEKIGDTASIAPLQQSLAEEKSMGEFIQSQIVPTTARFMELTRAGATAGI; from the coding sequence ATGGACGGTGACGCATCAACCGGAGACACGGTGCACGAAATCTATCATGTCGGCCTGCGCAACCAGCATGCGCTTGAGATGAGCGCGATCGAGCTGTGCGAGCGCCAGATCGAGCGCATCGAGAACTACCCGGAAATGAAGCTGCGGCTGCAGCAGCATCTCGTCGAGTCCCGCGAGCAGGCAAAGCGTCTCGAGGCGATCCTTGCCCGGCACGACAGCAGCACGTCCTCGCTCAAGAACACCGTCACCGCGGTGATGGGCAACATGGCGGCGTTGCTGCACGTTCCGGCGTCGGACGAGATCCTGAAGAACACCTTCGCGAACTACGCGTTCGAGCATTTCGAGATCGCTGCCTACACCAGCCTGATCTCGATGGCCGAGAAGATCGGCGACACGGCCTCGATCGCGCCGTTGCAGCAGTCGCTGGCCGAAGAGAAGTCGATGGGTGAGTTCATCCAGTCGCAGATCGTGCCGACCACCGCACGGTTCATGGAACTGACCCGCGCCGGCGCCACCGCCGGGATCTAG
- a CDS encoding mercuric reductase has protein sequence MDVDVAIIGGGQAGVPLARSLAEAGQQVALIERVHLGGSCVNFGCTPSKALIASAQVAYEARNGERWGIRIPTIDVDFGAVMDRVRGMVAAARNSLDDSIEQAANPCLIRAHGRLAGREDGRFVVESDGGRVRARRVVLDTGTRSLLPDIDGLRTVPLLTAENWIDMTVLPERLIVIGGSYLALEFGQAFSRLESEVVVLQSGSALAEREDPDVSYVIAKFLEAEGLEIRLDVRIDRIEPIDGGIRVHVDGVVLEGTHLLVATGRRPNTDDLGLETLGVATDQHGMIEVDERLATTVAGVWAAGDIRGGPAFTHTAYADSKVIHDQIVGDSRMTTERIVPYAMFLDPELGRVGMTETEARKAGHAIRIGRKDMSTSGKAKEVGQTAGFIKVVIDAETDRFLGAACLCHNGSEVVQVFIALMNAGAGANTIKNSVVIHPTIGEAAKNAVVAAYT, from the coding sequence ATGGATGTCGACGTCGCGATCATCGGCGGTGGACAGGCCGGGGTGCCGCTAGCGCGCTCGCTCGCCGAGGCGGGGCAGCAGGTCGCACTGATCGAGCGGGTTCATCTCGGCGGGTCCTGCGTCAATTTCGGCTGCACCCCCAGCAAGGCACTCATCGCCTCGGCCCAGGTCGCCTACGAGGCACGCAACGGCGAGCGCTGGGGCATCCGCATCCCGACCATCGATGTCGATTTCGGCGCGGTGATGGACCGGGTGCGCGGCATGGTCGCGGCGGCAAGGAATTCGCTCGACGACAGCATCGAGCAGGCGGCCAACCCGTGCCTGATCCGCGCTCATGGACGGCTCGCCGGCCGGGAGGATGGCCGGTTCGTTGTCGAGAGCGACGGCGGTCGGGTTCGCGCGCGCCGTGTGGTGCTCGATACCGGCACCCGCAGCCTGCTGCCGGACATCGACGGGCTCCGGACGGTGCCGCTCCTGACTGCGGAGAACTGGATCGACATGACCGTGCTGCCGGAGCGGCTGATTGTGATCGGCGGCAGCTACCTGGCACTGGAGTTCGGCCAGGCGTTCAGCCGGCTCGAGTCTGAGGTGGTGGTGCTCCAGAGCGGCAGCGCGCTGGCCGAACGCGAGGATCCGGACGTATCCTACGTCATTGCAAAATTTCTCGAGGCCGAAGGTCTGGAGATCAGGCTCGACGTCCGGATAGACCGCATCGAGCCGATCGACGGCGGCATCCGCGTGCATGTCGATGGCGTGGTGCTGGAAGGCACGCACCTCCTGGTAGCGACCGGACGCCGGCCCAATACCGATGATCTCGGGCTCGAGACACTGGGAGTCGCAACCGACCAGCACGGCATGATCGAGGTCGACGAGCGGTTGGCAACGACTGTCGCGGGGGTGTGGGCGGCGGGAGATATTCGCGGCGGCCCGGCCTTCACCCACACCGCCTATGCGGACTCCAAGGTAATACACGACCAGATCGTCGGCGACAGCCGCATGACCACCGAGCGGATCGTGCCCTATGCGATGTTCCTCGATCCCGAACTCGGCCGCGTCGGCATGACGGAGACCGAGGCACGCAAGGCGGGCCATGCGATCAGGATCGGTCGCAAGGACATGTCGACCAGCGGCAAGGCCAAGGAGGTCGGGCAGACCGCCGGCTTCATCAAGGTGGTGATCGACGCGGAGACCGACCGGTTCCTGGGCGCCGCATGCCTTTGCCACAACGGGTCGGAAGTCGTGCAGGTGTTCATAGCACTCATGAACGCGGGGGCGGGTGCCAACACGATCAAGAACTCGGTGGTCATCCACCCGACCATCGGCGAGGCCGCCAAGAATGCAGTGGTTGCCGCCTATACGTAG
- the folB gene encoding dihydroneopterin aldolase, protein MSMFPPWPEQPPLRHVFLRDLVIDAHIGVYPHEENVRQRVRVNIGFGVTDEPGLAIGRDDLSRTVSYERVVQLVRRIIDEGHVRLVETLAERIAAGVLADARIRVVRVMVEKLDVFSELVSVGVEIERRQP, encoded by the coding sequence ATGAGCATGTTTCCACCATGGCCGGAGCAGCCGCCGCTGCGGCACGTGTTCCTGCGCGACCTGGTGATCGACGCGCATATCGGCGTCTATCCGCATGAAGAGAACGTCCGCCAGCGCGTGCGGGTGAATATCGGCTTCGGCGTGACGGACGAGCCGGGCCTGGCGATCGGCCGCGACGATCTCAGCCGGACGGTCTCCTACGAGCGCGTGGTCCAGCTGGTCAGGCGGATCATCGACGAGGGCCATGTACGGCTGGTCGAGACGCTGGCGGAGCGCATTGCCGCCGGGGTGCTGGCCGATGCCCGTATCCGCGTGGTCCGGGTGATGGTCGAGAAGCTGGACGTGTTCTCCGAGCTGGTCTCCGTCGGCGTCGAGATCGAGCGCCGCCAGCCATAG
- a CDS encoding DNA polymerase III subunit gamma/tau, whose product MSSSDNSDPRDTDEHGMDGASGLPEPPPAEGPGLFGDTLAPPRAAPAQPVAIAALAPKTPYRVLARTYRPARFDDLIGQEAMVRILRRAFAVERVAHAFMLTGVRGVGKTTTARIIARALNCIGVDGTGGPTADPCGVCANCTAILADRHPDVLEMDAASRTGIDDVREIIEATRFRPMQARMKVFIIDEVHMLSRNAFNALLKTLEEPPAQVTFIFATTELRKVPVTVLSRCQRFDLRRVSQSELSAHFAVIAAKEGASITAEALALIARAADGSVRDGLSLLDQAIAQGGDGSDDGTGDGTIRADRVADMLGLADRGLVFDLLDAVMAGKPADALAITDQAHARGADLGLMLADLLELIHTVSRLKALPALRTSGDLPETERVRGAALADALPVPVLGRTWQMLLKGVAEVETAPDRREAAEMVLIRLCHVADLPPPGDLVRQLQAEQSSGHRAPPAPLGQSNPGPTLRSVTGGGAARAPAPELDREPDQDRMAAPMAETVAPPVEMSAPPPPSLKSWREVVAFIATRREAMLHGHLRHCAHLVRFAAPVIELRLEPQAPRDLAQRLAKLLSDATATRWTIAVVREAGEPTLAEQSDALDITRSQMAEAHPLVQAIMAAFPGARLGAVNDATLDEYGLPPEPIVAQSLLNDADAPDMEFAPLDSEPVGLDDLDNEVGLPDP is encoded by the coding sequence ATGTCATCCAGCGACAACTCCGACCCTCGGGATACCGACGAGCACGGCATGGACGGTGCCTCGGGCCTGCCGGAGCCGCCACCCGCCGAAGGGCCCGGCCTGTTCGGCGATACGCTGGCGCCCCCACGGGCAGCACCGGCTCAGCCCGTCGCCATTGCAGCTTTAGCCCCGAAAACCCCCTATCGCGTCCTTGCGCGCACCTATCGCCCCGCCCGGTTCGACGACCTGATCGGCCAGGAGGCGATGGTGCGCATCCTGCGGCGCGCCTTCGCCGTCGAACGTGTCGCGCATGCCTTCATGCTCACCGGCGTGCGCGGCGTCGGCAAGACCACCACCGCCCGCATCATCGCCCGCGCCCTGAACTGCATCGGCGTGGATGGCACCGGCGGGCCTACTGCCGATCCGTGCGGGGTCTGCGCCAACTGCACCGCCATCCTCGCCGACCGGCACCCGGACGTGCTGGAAATGGATGCCGCGTCCCGGACCGGCATCGACGACGTGCGCGAGATCATCGAGGCGACCCGGTTCCGGCCGATGCAGGCGCGGATGAAGGTATTCATCATCGACGAGGTGCACATGCTGTCGCGCAACGCGTTCAACGCGTTGCTGAAAACCCTGGAGGAGCCTCCCGCCCAGGTCACCTTCATCTTCGCCACCACCGAATTGCGCAAGGTGCCGGTGACGGTGCTGTCGCGCTGCCAGCGCTTCGACCTACGCCGCGTCTCGCAGTCCGAGCTGTCGGCGCATTTCGCGGTGATCGCGGCCAAGGAAGGTGCGTCGATTACCGCCGAAGCCCTGGCGCTGATCGCCCGCGCCGCCGACGGTTCGGTGCGGGACGGGCTCTCGCTGCTGGACCAGGCGATCGCCCAGGGTGGCGACGGCAGTGACGATGGAACCGGCGACGGCACCATTCGCGCCGACCGGGTCGCGGACATGCTGGGACTGGCCGATCGCGGCCTGGTGTTCGACCTGCTCGACGCGGTGATGGCAGGCAAGCCGGCCGACGCGCTGGCGATCACCGATCAGGCGCATGCGCGCGGTGCCGATCTCGGACTGATGCTGGCCGACCTGCTCGAGCTGATCCACACCGTGTCGCGCCTGAAGGCGTTGCCGGCCCTGCGCACCAGCGGCGACTTGCCGGAAACCGAACGTGTGCGCGGAGCCGCCCTGGCGGATGCGCTGCCGGTGCCGGTGCTGGGACGGACCTGGCAGATGTTGCTGAAGGGCGTGGCCGAGGTCGAGACCGCGCCGGACCGCCGCGAGGCCGCCGAGATGGTGCTGATCCGGCTGTGCCATGTCGCCGACCTGCCGCCGCCCGGCGACCTCGTTCGCCAGTTGCAGGCAGAACAATCCTCTGGACACCGTGCCCCGCCGGCGCCGTTGGGACAGTCCAACCCCGGCCCGACGCTCCGTTCAGTGACCGGCGGCGGTGCCGCGCGGGCGCCCGCCCCGGAGCTGGACCGGGAGCCGGACCAGGACCGAATGGCGGCCCCGATGGCCGAGACCGTCGCCCCGCCGGTCGAGATGTCGGCACCTCCACCGCCCTCGCTCAAGAGCTGGCGCGAGGTGGTGGCCTTCATCGCCACCCGGCGCGAGGCGATGCTGCACGGGCATCTGCGCCATTGCGCCCATCTGGTCAGGTTCGCCGCCCCGGTGATCGAGCTCAGGCTGGAACCGCAGGCGCCGCGCGACCTTGCCCAGCGCCTGGCAAAGCTGCTCAGCGACGCGACCGCCACGCGCTGGACCATCGCCGTGGTCCGCGAGGCCGGCGAGCCGACGCTGGCCGAGCAGTCGGATGCGCTGGACATCACCCGGAGCCAGATGGCGGAAGCCCATCCGCTGGTGCAGGCGATCATGGCGGCGTTTCCGGGTGCCAGGCTCGGTGCGGTCAACGATGCGACGCTCGACGAATACGGACTGCCGCCGGAACCGATCGTTGCCCAGTCTCTACTCAACGACGCCGACGCTCCCGATATGGAGTTCGCACCGCTCGATTCGGAGCCGGTCGGGCTCGACGATCTCGACAACGAGGTCGGGCTTCCCGATCCATGA
- the aroA gene encoding 3-phosphoshikimate 1-carboxyvinyltransferase — MPHALARPLVVRQAATPLGGKIRVPGDKSISHRALMFAGLAQGDTRITGLLEGEDVLRTASAMRALGAVVTRQADESWRVSGRGIGQLAEPEDVLDMGNSGTAARLLAGILASHPIVSVMTGDASLRGRPMRRVIDPLSLTGASFTARAGGRLPLCIAGLGEPKPLSYRLPVASAQVKSAILLAGLNTSGETVVEEPAPTRDHSENMLRHFGAEVSVEPTQAGHGRGRVIRLTGRPTLVGRDVSVPSDPSSAAFPLVAALLVPGSCITLEAVGLNPLRTGLIATLIEMGADIQVMNQRVEGGEPVGDLVVTASALTGVDVPADRAPSMIDEYPVLAVAAAFASGTTRMRGLEELRVKESDRLASTVALLTVNGVQVTVDGDDMIVTGGRSVPGGGRVATQMDHRLAMSAVVLGLGAEKPVTIDDTSFIETSFPGFTTLMNRIGACLPVDVPA, encoded by the coding sequence ATGCCCCATGCGCTTGCCCGCCCCCTCGTCGTCCGCCAGGCGGCAACCCCCCTCGGCGGCAAGATTCGCGTGCCGGGCGACAAGTCGATCAGCCACCGGGCGTTGATGTTCGCTGGCCTGGCCCAAGGCGACACTCGCATTACCGGCCTGCTGGAGGGCGAGGACGTCCTGCGCACGGCAAGCGCGATGCGGGCGCTCGGTGCGGTCGTGACACGCCAGGCCGACGAGAGCTGGCGTGTCTCCGGCCGCGGGATCGGCCAGCTTGCCGAGCCGGAGGACGTGCTCGACATGGGCAATTCCGGAACCGCCGCGCGCCTCCTCGCCGGGATCCTGGCCAGTCATCCGATCGTCTCGGTGATGACCGGTGACGCCAGCCTGAGGGGCCGGCCGATGCGCCGGGTGATCGATCCGCTGAGCCTGACCGGCGCGTCGTTCACCGCCCGCGCCGGCGGCCGGCTGCCGCTCTGCATCGCCGGGTTGGGCGAGCCGAAACCGCTGTCGTACCGGCTGCCGGTGGCCTCGGCGCAGGTGAAGTCGGCGATCCTGCTGGCCGGCCTCAACACCAGCGGCGAGACGGTCGTCGAGGAACCGGCACCGACCCGCGACCATAGCGAGAACATGCTCCGCCATTTCGGGGCGGAGGTTTCCGTCGAGCCGACGCAGGCGGGTCATGGCCGGGGGCGGGTGATCCGCCTGACCGGCCGTCCGACCCTGGTCGGACGCGACGTCTCGGTGCCGTCCGACCCGTCCTCGGCGGCATTCCCGTTGGTCGCGGCGCTGCTGGTGCCCGGCTCGTGCATCACCCTCGAGGCGGTCGGGCTCAATCCCCTGCGCACCGGACTGATCGCCACGCTGATCGAGATGGGCGCCGACATCCAGGTCATGAACCAACGGGTCGAGGGCGGCGAGCCGGTCGGGGACCTGGTGGTGACGGCGAGTGCGCTGACCGGCGTGGACGTGCCGGCCGACCGCGCGCCGAGCATGATCGACGAATATCCCGTGCTGGCGGTGGCGGCTGCGTTCGCCTCCGGCACGACCCGGATGCGCGGGCTCGAGGAGCTTAGGGTCAAGGAAAGCGACCGGCTCGCCTCGACCGTGGCGCTGCTCACCGTGAACGGGGTGCAGGTGACGGTGGACGGCGACGACATGATCGTCACCGGCGGCCGCTCCGTTCCGGGCGGTGGCCGGGTGGCGACGCAGATGGACCACCGGCTGGCGATGAGTGCGGTCGTGCTCGGCCTGGGTGCGGAGAAGCCGGTGACGATCGACGATACCAGCTTCATCGAGACCAGCTTCCCCGGCTTCACCACCCTGATGAACCGGATCGGCGCCTGCCTCCCTGTGGATGTCCCGGCTTGA
- a CDS encoding YbaB/EbfC family nucleoid-associated protein: MKNLAGLMKQASQMQAKMEEMQAGLATLEIEGAAGAGMVSVTLTGKGDLKRIRIDPKLADPAEMEMLEDLIIAAHAEARRHLEVRTGAEMEKVTGGLNLPAGMKLPF; encoded by the coding sequence ATGAAGAACCTCGCAGGCCTGATGAAGCAGGCATCGCAGATGCAGGCCAAGATGGAAGAGATGCAGGCCGGTCTTGCCACTCTCGAAATCGAGGGTGCTGCCGGCGCCGGGATGGTGTCCGTGACGCTTACCGGCAAGGGCGACCTCAAGCGCATCCGCATCGATCCTAAGCTGGCCGATCCCGCGGAGATGGAAATGCTTGAGGACCTGATCATCGCGGCGCATGCGGAAGCCCGCCGTCATCTCGAGGTCCGTACGGGCGCCGAGATGGAGAAGGTGACCGGTGGGCTGAACCTGCCGGCCGGCATGAAACTGCCGTTCTGA
- the nudC gene encoding NAD(+) diphosphatase: MAGDRLSPIVNFYAGSRIDRAANSRADEDAIAGYLADPVRRLLPFWRGRHLMERLAPDSIRVAMPSPAQIGLEQFPWIFLGLDGAVPLFTVDISELDEPVRPDWPDIWSFEELRPLAPLLPAEEAALLAQVRGMLHWRSTHRFCGVCGLPNHPEQGGHRLCCPQGHQHFPRTDPVVIMLVQHGDHALLARGTRFPPNSRVLSALAGFLEPGESAEEAVAREVFEEVGVTVRNVRYHSSQPWPFPGSLMLGFHAEALEMKLTIDPGEIAEARWLTRAQVLDHETQGFDMPGPSAIARRLVESWLSEG; this comes from the coding sequence ATGGCAGGCGACAGGCTCTCGCCCATCGTTAATTTCTACGCCGGCAGCAGGATCGACCGCGCCGCCAATTCGCGCGCGGACGAGGATGCGATCGCGGGCTATCTCGCCGATCCCGTACGCCGCCTGCTGCCGTTCTGGCGCGGTCGGCACCTGATGGAGCGGCTCGCGCCGGACAGCATCCGCGTGGCGATGCCGAGCCCGGCGCAGATCGGGCTCGAGCAGTTTCCGTGGATCTTCCTTGGCCTCGACGGCGCTGTGCCGTTGTTCACAGTGGATATAAGCGAACTCGACGAACCAGTGCGCCCCGACTGGCCGGACATCTGGAGTTTCGAGGAGCTGCGCCCGCTGGCGCCGCTGCTCCCGGCAGAGGAGGCGGCACTCCTGGCGCAGGTGCGCGGCATGCTGCACTGGCGTTCGACGCACCGGTTCTGCGGCGTCTGCGGCCTCCCGAACCATCCGGAGCAAGGCGGCCATCGCCTCTGCTGCCCACAGGGCCACCAGCATTTTCCGCGCACCGACCCGGTGGTGATAATGCTGGTCCAGCACGGCGACCATGCGCTGCTGGCGCGGGGAACACGGTTCCCGCCGAACTCGCGGGTGCTGTCGGCCCTCGCCGGGTTCCTGGAGCCGGGCGAGAGTGCGGAGGAGGCCGTGGCCCGCGAGGTGTTCGAGGAGGTCGGCGTCACCGTTCGGAACGTGCGCTACCATTCGAGCCAGCCATGGCCTTTTCCCGGATCGCTGATGCTTGGCTTTCATGCCGAGGCGCTCGAGATGAAGCTGACGATCGACCCGGGCGAAATCGCCGAGGCGCGATGGCTCACCCGCGCACAGGTGCTCGACCATGAAACACAAGGCTTCGACATGCCGGGACCGAGCGCCATCGCGCGCAGGCTGGTCGAAAGCTGGTTGAGCGAAGGCTGA
- a CDS encoding TIGR02300 family protein, translated as MAKPELGTKRVCVSCSTRFYDLTKVPAVCPKCGTQQPLDQPRQRRAGGNLPPDDRRPKKPAPDPDDADTEAEPAEAEDEAEAGDVAEDTDDLDDDADVIGTDIEVETDNDENER; from the coding sequence ATGGCCAAGCCAGAACTCGGCACCAAGCGCGTCTGCGTTTCATGCAGCACGCGCTTCTACGATCTGACCAAGGTACCGGCCGTCTGCCCAAAATGTGGGACCCAACAGCCGCTCGATCAGCCAAGGCAGCGCCGCGCCGGAGGCAACCTGCCGCCGGACGATCGCCGTCCGAAGAAGCCGGCACCGGATCCGGACGACGCGGACACCGAGGCCGAGCCCGCCGAGGCCGAGGATGAAGCCGAGGCCGGCGACGTGGCCGAGGACACCGACGATCTCGACGACGATGCCGACGTGATCGGCACCGACATCGAGGTCGAGACCGACAACGACGAGAACGAGCGCTGA
- the recR gene encoding recombination mediator RecR — MGGPEIERLIELLARLPGLGPRSARRAALTLLRQPRTRLLPLATAMEQAANSVRTCDACGNLDSRNPCSICADEHRDHSMVCVVEGVGDLWALERAGVHRGLYHVLGGTLSALGGTGPEDLSTAPLLARLAGGEVREVILALGATVEGATTAHWLAERLASFGIAITRVAQGVPMGGALDVLDDGTLAAALMARRS; from the coding sequence ATGGGCGGGCCGGAAATCGAGCGGCTGATCGAGCTGTTGGCGAGACTGCCGGGGCTTGGCCCGCGCAGCGCACGGCGTGCGGCGCTGACCCTGTTGCGTCAGCCGCGCACCCGGCTGCTGCCGCTGGCGACGGCCATGGAGCAGGCGGCCAACAGCGTGCGCACCTGCGACGCGTGCGGCAATCTGGACAGCCGCAACCCGTGCTCCATCTGCGCCGACGAGCACCGCGACCACTCGATGGTCTGCGTGGTCGAAGGCGTCGGCGACCTCTGGGCGCTGGAGCGGGCAGGGGTGCATCGCGGGCTCTACCATGTGCTCGGCGGCACCCTCTCGGCGCTGGGTGGCACCGGTCCAGAGGATCTCAGCACTGCACCGCTTTTAGCGAGGCTCGCCGGGGGCGAGGTGCGCGAGGTGATTTTGGCGCTCGGCGCCACGGTCGAGGGTGCGACCACAGCCCACTGGCTGGCCGAGCGGCTGGCGTCGTTCGGTATCGCCATCACCCGGGTGGCACAGGGCGTGCCGATGGGTGGTGCGCTCGACGTGCTGGATGACGGCACGCTCGCGGCCGCCCTGATGGCCCGCCGCTCGTGA